Proteins from a single region of Mycoplasmopsis edwardii:
- a CDS encoding DUF4116 domain-containing protein, which yields MIKIFDEFASICIKNNIIKKQKIEEFKNEYNEIDAIVSIISTEEFILNYEKVESAWNLLENTHLKSPDFIIKFLEKIWYDSKIDFIALFLKKHVDKKILNNTKFIQQVLSSWSFFNLFDFDINNEDHYNIVLNQIIDHGYLFKMLSYDFKNNKKFVMDAIDKNPNILADIFDKFKDDFQVMELAIKRLPNNFKYASDRLKNDFDFASIAINKKGDNLKYVSSWLKDERDFVLKAIKKDPYSIRYASDRLKNDKELALLAISKRPGSLQFLSDELKDDKEVVLLAISLSPSEIMNSSDRLKGDKEIVKKSMRDIYFLKHSEYVSKEIKNDPDVFKWIADAYREK from the coding sequence ATGATAAAAATATTTGATGAATTTGCAAGTATTTGTATTAAAAATAACATAATTAAAAAACAAAAAATCGAGGAATTCAAAAATGAATATAACGAAATAGATGCAATAGTTTCAATAATTTCCACAGAAGAATTTATATTGAATTATGAAAAAGTTGAATCTGCATGAAATTTATTAGAAAATACTCATTTAAAGAGTCCTGATTTTATAATTAAATTTTTAGAAAAAATATGATACGATTCAAAAATTGATTTTATTGCACTTTTTTTGAAAAAACATGTTGATAAAAAAATATTAAATAACACTAAATTTATTCAGCAAGTTTTAAGTTCATGAAGTTTTTTTAATTTATTTGATTTTGATATTAATAATGAAGATCATTATAATATTGTTTTAAACCAAATAATAGATCATGGATATTTATTTAAAATGTTAAGTTATGATTTTAAAAATAATAAAAAATTTGTAATGGATGCCATAGACAAAAATCCAAACATATTGGCTGATATATTTGATAAATTTAAAGATGATTTTCAAGTAATGGAGTTAGCAATTAAAAGACTACCAAACAACTTTAAATATGCTTCGGATCGACTTAAAAATGATTTTGATTTTGCATCAATAGCTATTAATAAAAAAGGTGATAATTTAAAATATGTATCAAGTTGATTGAAAGATGAAAGAGATTTTGTTTTAAAAGCAATAAAGAAAGACCCTTATTCAATAAGATATGCTTCAGACAGATTGAAAAACGATAAAGAATTAGCATTATTAGCAATCAGTAAAAGACCTGGTTCTTTACAATTTCTGTCTGATGAACTAAAAGATGATAAAGAAGTTGTATTACTTGCTATTTCATTATCACCTTCTGAAATAATGAACTCATCAGATAGATTAAAAGGAGATAAAGAAATAGTCAAAAAATCTATGCGAGATATTTATTTTTTAAAACATTCAGAATATGTGTCTAAAGAAATCAAGAATGACCCTGATGTATTTAAATGAATAGCAGATGCTTACAGAGAAAAATAA
- a CDS encoding NfeD family protein, with protein sequence MDSLRIVFIVLWSFIILLFFILEILTTGLWAGLTSFSAIPSLFISIFVKMSVSSIALQIIMFIISWVLLYLIIFKVFKNKFLNYKYKESNFNGIDKTEIFILEEDSYEEKSENNLYGAIKIGDKKFRTLSIKNEGLIKKGTQVTIKEIRGNILYIAATKEKDVNY encoded by the coding sequence ATGGATTCGTTAAGAATAGTATTCATAGTATTATGATCATTTATTATTCTTCTATTTTTTATTTTAGAAATATTAACAACAGGATTGTGAGCAGGGTTAACATCATTTTCAGCTATACCTTCTTTATTTATTTCTATATTTGTTAAGATGTCGGTATCATCAATAGCATTGCAAATAATTATGTTCATAATATCATGAGTATTACTATATCTAATTATATTTAAAGTTTTTAAAAATAAATTTTTAAACTATAAGTACAAAGAATCTAATTTTAATGGGATTGATAAAACTGAAATATTCATTTTAGAAGAAGATAGTTACGAGGAAAAATCTGAAAATAATCTTTATGGAGCAATAAAAATTGGTGATAAAAAATTTAGAACTCTATCAATCAAAAATGAAGGGTTAATAAAAAAAGGTACACAAGTGACTATAAAAGAAATTAGAGGCAATATTTTATATATTGCTGCCACAAAGGAGAAAGATGTCAACTACTAG
- a CDS encoding AlbA family DNA-binding domain-containing protein — MQLLDIKRMAHNILENQNIESSFIEYKKSVNFKDKILKTACAFANNYMNNEIGLLFVGIEEVDDKETGEKAIPKRPIEGIKESKIEGIENELKSLLSNIHPKINYHIITDKIDNEYYIVVAVENGSNGPFQTSERAERDKDIRLKAGRYIRVGRDSRLPNPTEEFELLKKFANFSFSSNLNDTATIDDLSYEYMKEYLLQTGAKKDIREMSKLDMAKSMGLVSESEYGGYRAKNFAVLMFAETPNKFIPNAHVEIIREIDGTDKMESKRFDGPVWIQAKQVSKYFEDNIMTSYTIREADKIEHKIIYNYPFTAFEELATNAILHK; from the coding sequence ATGCAGCTTTTAGACATAAAGAGAATGGCTCATAACATTCTTGAAAATCAAAACATAGAAAGCAGTTTTATCGAATATAAAAAATCGGTAAATTTTAAAGATAAAATTCTAAAAACTGCTTGTGCCTTTGCCAATAACTATATGAACAATGAGATAGGTTTGTTGTTTGTCGGAATTGAAGAAGTTGATGATAAAGAAACTGGAGAAAAGGCAATTCCTAAAAGACCGATAGAAGGTATAAAAGAATCTAAAATTGAAGGTATCGAAAATGAATTAAAATCTCTGCTTTCCAATATCCACCCTAAAATAAACTATCACATTATTACGGATAAAATTGACAATGAATATTATATTGTCGTTGCAGTAGAAAACGGAAGTAACGGACCGTTTCAAACAAGTGAAAGGGCGGAAAGAGATAAAGATATTAGGCTAAAGGCAGGAAGATATATCAGAGTTGGCAGAGATTCAAGACTACCAAACCCAACCGAAGAATTTGAACTTTTGAAGAAATTTGCAAACTTTTCTTTTAGTTCCAATCTCAATGATACAGCTACCATAGATGATTTAAGCTATGAATATATGAAAGAATATCTGCTTCAGACAGGAGCAAAGAAAGATATTAGAGAAATGTCTAAGTTGGATATGGCAAAGAGTATGGGACTTGTCAGTGAAAGTGAGTATGGTGGTTATAGAGCTAAAAATTTTGCTGTGCTGATGTTTGCGGAAACGCCAAATAAATTTATTCCAAATGCTCATGTTGAAATCATAAGAGAAATTGACGGAACGGATAAAATGGAATCAAAAAGATTTGATGGACCGGTTTGGATACAGGCAAAACAAGTCAGCAAATATTTTGAAGATAATATTATGACTTCATACACTATAAGGGAAGCTGATAAAATTGAGCATAAGATTATATATAACTATCCTTTTACGGCATTTGAGGAACTTGCTACTAATGCTATTTTGCATAAATAA
- a CDS encoding DUF4116 domain-containing protein — translation MEKNLLYDKVIKEIKEIYKANNLEIDINFDYDKAEIIAQLITSIDFLTKDNVWIDNWKYLTKDIFSDKAFLEILFSNIYYLDFTESLVSKLLMKNYMPIKNLDPKDFSDESIKKIIEINKIDLNEKNSKKIDDAINWIINDQEVIWWIPKQWTYDKDIIWKLIEKDGRLLKIIEYKWRNNKDLVLKAVENDGYALEYASDELKNDKEVVLKAVENDGWALRYALDDLRNDKEVVLKAVRNKGLALEYASDRLKDDKEVVLKAVGNSGYALEYASNNLRSNKEFLLKVVGIDGYALKSALNNLKNDKEVVLKAVGNNGLALEYASDELKNDKEVVLKAVGNNGLALEYASDNLRSNKEFLLKAVGIDGYALKSALNNLKNDKEVVLKAVGNNGLALEYASDRLKNDKEVVFKALEIDSYALEETLLKVAEIDGYALKCASDNLKNDKEVVLKAVGKNGLNLEYASDELKNDKEVVLKAVGNNGLALEYASDYLRNNKEFLLKAVEIDGYALKCASDELKNDKEVVLKSVEENGLSLQCVSDELKNDKEVVLKAVRNDGYALEYASDELKNDKEVVLKAVGNYGYALEYASDELKNDKEVVLKAVENNGKALKYASNELKNDKEFILKVIEIDPLALEYASKKVIYNNEFIKEIIKINPGSVTYVLNNIEKYSSEFISWLLEKYKDNELIVNFLLKNN, via the coding sequence ATGGAAAAAAATTTATTATACGATAAAGTAATTAAAGAAATAAAAGAAATATATAAAGCAAATAATTTAGAAATTGATATAAATTTCGATTATGATAAAGCAGAAATAATAGCACAACTTATTACGTCAATTGATTTCTTAACTAAAGATAATGTATGAATAGATAATTGAAAATATCTTACAAAAGATATATTTTCTGATAAAGCATTTTTAGAAATTTTATTTTCAAATATTTATTACTTGGATTTCACAGAATCTTTAGTTTCCAAATTATTGATGAAAAATTATATGCCTATCAAAAATTTAGATCCTAAAGATTTCAGTGATGAAAGTATAAAGAAAATTATTGAAATAAATAAGATTGATTTAAATGAGAAAAATAGTAAAAAAATAGATGATGCAATAAATTGAATTATTAATGATCAAGAAGTTATATGATGAATTCCTAAACAATGAACTTATGATAAAGATATTATTTGAAAACTCATTGAAAAAGATGGACGTTTATTAAAAATCATTGAATATAAGTGAAGAAATAATAAAGATCTAGTTTTGAAGGCTGTTGAAAATGATGGTTATGCATTAGAATATGCTTCAGATGAGTTAAAGAATGATAAAGAAGTTGTTTTGAAGGCTGTTGAAAATGATGGATGAGCTTTAAGATATGCTTTGGATGATTTGAGAAATGATAAAGAAGTTGTTTTGAAGGCTGTAAGAAATAAAGGTCTTGCATTAGAATATGCTTCAGATAGGTTAAAAGATGATAAAGAAGTTGTTTTGAAGGCTGTTGGAAATAGCGGTTATGCATTAGAATATGCTTCAAATAACTTAAGAAGTAATAAAGAATTTCTCTTAAAGGTTGTTGGAATTGATGGTTATGCATTAAAAAGTGCTTTGAATAATCTAAAGAACGATAAAGAAGTTGTTTTGAAGGCTGTTGGAAATAATGGTCTTGCATTAGAATATGCTTCAGATGAGTTAAAGAATGATAAAGAAGTTGTTTTAAAGGCTGTTGGAAATAATGGTCTTGCATTAGAATATGCTTCAGATAACTTAAGAAGTAATAAAGAATTTCTCTTAAAGGCTGTTGGAATTGATGGGTATGCATTAAAAAGTGCTTTGAATAATCTAAAGAACGATAAAGAAGTTGTTTTGAAGGCTGTTGGAAATAATGGTCTTGCATTAGAATATGCTTCAGATAGGTTAAAAAATGATAAAGAAGTTGTTTTTAAGGCTCTCGAAATCGATAGTTATGCATTAGAAGAAACTCTTTTAAAAGTTGCTGAAATTGATGGTTATGCATTAAAATGTGCTTCGGATAATCTAAAGAATGATAAAGAAGTGGTTTTAAAGGCTGTTGGAAAAAATGGATTAAATTTAGAATATGCTTCGGATGAGCTAAAGAACGATAAAGAAGTGGTTTTAAAGGCTGTTGGAAATAATGGTCTTGCATTAGAATATGCTTCGGATTATTTGAGAAATAATAAAGAATTTCTCTTAAAAGCTGTTGAAATTGATGGTTATGCATTAAAATGTGCTTCGGATGAGTTAAAGAATGATAAAGAAGTTGTTTTGAAGTCTGTTGAAGAAAATGGATTATCTTTACAATGCGTTTCCGATGAGTTAAAGAATGATAAAGAGGTGGTTTTAAAGGCTGTTAGAAACGATGGTTATGCATTAGAATACGCTTCAGATGAACTAAAAAATGATAAAGAGGTGGTTTTAAAGGCTGTTGGAAATTATGGTTATGCATTAGAATATGCTTCAGATGAACTAAAAAATGATAAAGAGGTGGTTTTAAAGGCTGTTGAAAATAATGGTAAAGCGTTAAAATACGCTTCGAATGAATTGAAAAATGATAAAGAATTTATTTTAAAAGTTATTGAAATTGATCCATTAGCTTTAGAATACGCTTCTAAAAAAGTTATCTATAATAACGAATTTATTAAAGAAATAATAAAAATAAATCCAGGTTCAGTAACATACGTTTTAAATAATATAGAAAAATACTCATCTGAATTTATATCATGACTTTTAGAAAAATATAAAGACAATGAGTTAATAGTCAATTTTTTATTAAAGAATAATTAA
- the pnuC gene encoding nicotinamide riboside transporter PnuC, with the protein MNASRKNEIFGTFWVKNWKIIAISLLIGFLIFNTIYSFDNGLWIWEDKITWWQKVIGISVSLSAILGVLSVILFALHKYVAYVLGIINAALFALFAFSFGLAIEGFINLFIYIPIMLLMSYKTTRIKTNKSNFESFRSNIYSTIFFVFLTIVLTIVFYFTNPELNKVAIKVFGADKVYPYGGIFRYYVAASLLNSLINALSIVALTMMVLGFRDSWIVWIIKNIFSFMFFGGIGFVNITTLLINIIYMLISLYLYLFTTNKAKLRIVFSNKINFNEISNMLKDKHFTFSGNQLLNTKDFNYKEVKKNLKNALTSIKYNQVNDNVVFNDYLLDLILSLDEYNEKTLWAKIQIIALKFRFKISLALQDKASYIFVFYNSRNYQKYNKYKFCKRFAKNIVFLDNDLYSSFFKVKTIIESEQGKKAITNWQKIINKIW; encoded by the coding sequence ATGAATGCATCAAGAAAAAATGAGATTTTTGGAACTTTTTGAGTAAAAAACTGAAAAATTATAGCAATTAGTTTGTTAATAGGCTTTTTAATATTTAACACTATATATTCATTTGATAATGGTTTATGAATTTGAGAAGATAAGATAACTTGATGGCAAAAAGTTATAGGAATTTCGGTTTCTTTATCAGCAATATTAGGTGTTTTATCAGTTATTTTATTTGCTTTGCATAAATATGTTGCCTATGTTTTGGGTATTATAAATGCTGCATTGTTTGCTTTGTTTGCATTCTCGTTTGGACTAGCAATTGAAGGATTTATTAACTTATTTATTTATATTCCAATTATGTTATTAATGAGTTATAAAACTACTAGAATAAAAACCAATAAAAGCAACTTCGAATCCTTTAGATCTAATATTTATTCAACTATCTTTTTTGTTTTCTTAACAATAGTGTTAACAATTGTATTTTACTTCACTAATCCGGAATTAAATAAAGTAGCAATTAAGGTTTTTGGAGCCGATAAAGTTTATCCATATGGAGGAATCTTTAGATATTATGTTGCTGCTTCACTCCTTAACTCATTAATTAATGCTTTATCAATTGTTGCCTTAACAATGATGGTGTTAGGTTTTAGAGATTCTTGAATTGTATGAATTATTAAAAATATTTTTTCATTTATGTTTTTTGGTGGAATCGGATTTGTAAACATCACTACTTTATTAATCAACATTATTTATATGCTTATTTCACTTTATCTATACTTATTTACAACTAACAAAGCAAAATTAAGAATTGTTTTCTCAAACAAGATTAATTTTAATGAAATTAGTAATATGTTAAAAGATAAGCATTTTACATTTAGTGGTAATCAATTATTAAATACAAAAGATTTCAATTACAAAGAAGTTAAGAAAAATTTAAAAAATGCATTAACTTCAATCAAGTATAACCAGGTTAATGACAATGTGGTGTTCAATGATTATCTTTTAGACCTTATATTATCACTTGATGAATATAATGAAAAAACTTTATGAGCTAAAATTCAAATCATTGCACTTAAATTTAGATTTAAAATATCGTTGGCATTACAAGATAAAGCTAGTTATATTTTTGTCTTCTATAACTCAAGAAATTATCAAAAATACAACAAATATAAGTTCTGCAAAAGATTTGCTAAAAACATTGTATTTTTAGATAACGATTTATATTCATCATTTTTCAAAGTCAAAACAATAATAGAATCAGAACAGGGCAAAAAGGCAATTACAAACTGACAAAAAATCATTAATAAGATTTGATAG
- a CDS encoding SPFH domain-containing protein has product MSTTSITILSIVIIILLLLLILSMIKGIKIIPQSEFAVVERIGNYNRTLKNGINFIIPFIEKIVKKGNYKEKVMDFPEQDVITKDNAGIRVDTVVYLSITDPKLYVYGAENPMKAIENLSATTLRNLLGELELDETLTSRDTINSKLTLILDEASNSWGIKVYRVEIKNIKPPVDIQNAMEKQMRAEREKRANILEAEGMKASAILIAEGQKASDILKAEGLKQANILKAEADKQSEILRAEGQQKAIDLLKESKISKDVLTLKSIEELGKLADGKATKIIIPPNLSNIASTMTVAGEIFNDIKQEK; this is encoded by the coding sequence ATGTCAACTACTAGTATAACTATTTTATCAATAGTGATAATTATTTTATTATTACTTTTAATTTTATCTATGATAAAAGGAATAAAAATCATTCCTCAATCAGAATTCGCTGTTGTTGAAAGAATTGGTAATTATAATAGAACATTAAAAAACGGTATCAATTTTATAATACCATTTATAGAAAAGATAGTGAAAAAAGGTAATTATAAGGAAAAAGTTATGGATTTTCCTGAGCAAGATGTAATAACAAAGGATAATGCCGGGATAAGAGTAGATACAGTGGTTTATTTATCTATAACTGATCCTAAATTATATGTTTACGGTGCGGAAAATCCTATGAAAGCTATTGAAAACCTTTCTGCAACAACGTTAAGAAATTTATTAGGTGAATTAGAGTTAGATGAAACATTAACTTCAAGAGATACAATAAATTCTAAGTTAACTTTAATATTGGACGAAGCTTCAAACTCATGAGGTATAAAAGTTTATAGAGTCGAAATTAAAAACATAAAACCACCTGTTGATATTCAAAATGCTATGGAAAAACAAATGAGAGCAGAAAGAGAAAAAAGGGCTAACATCTTAGAAGCTGAGGGAATGAAGGCTTCTGCAATACTTATCGCAGAAGGCCAAAAAGCTTCTGATATATTAAAAGCAGAAGGGCTTAAACAGGCGAATATACTTAAAGCTGAAGCAGACAAACAGTCAGAAATATTAAGAGCTGAAGGTCAGCAAAAAGCAATCGATTTATTAAAAGAATCAAAGATTTCTAAAGATGTTCTTACTCTTAAATCTATTGAAGAATTAGGTAAATTAGCTGATGGTAAAGCTACCAAAATTATAATACCTCCTAATTTGAGCAACATTGCTTCGACAATGACTGTTGCTGGTGAAATTTTTAATGATATCAAACAAGAAAAGTAA
- a CDS encoding phosphotransferase family protein, whose product MNGGNYGKNKKGFTNESFCTGKTFYQIKKLNKFNHKIDYELLENFDFVPKLLSNTDKDIEWAWIESEEIKFTPEQLKEIANNFLQLHNSDLKFPKSNHAQRVKEYRSILKNKNVNIDILNKYYRRINTILANSEHNRPLHNDLYTGNLLLDKKTKKIMFIDWEYASMGDKHFDLAYFICGSFLTKEQERIFLDAYDSYWEEYLIQQKILVYYLTILWIHAQDVMPFSDEYCIQKLEETIKEYDYLKQNNLFRR is encoded by the coding sequence ATAAATGGAGGTAATTATGGAAAGAATAAAAAAGGTTTTACAAACGAAAGTTTTTGCACAGGAAAAACATTTTATCAAATAAAAAAACTCAATAAATTTAATCATAAAATAGACTATGAGCTACTAGAAAATTTTGATTTTGTTCCAAAATTACTTTCTAATACTGATAAAGATATTGAGTGGGCTTGAATTGAATCTGAAGAAATAAAATTTACACCTGAACAACTCAAAGAAATTGCTAATAACTTTTTACAATTGCATAATTCAGACTTGAAATTTCCTAAATCAAATCATGCACAGAGAGTTAAAGAATATCGTAGTATTTTAAAAAATAAAAATGTGAATATTGATATCTTGAATAAATATTACAGAAGAATTAATACTATCTTAGCAAATAGCGAACACAATAGACCATTACACAATGATTTATACACCGGAAATCTTTTATTAGATAAAAAGACTAAAAAAATTATGTTTATTGATTGAGAATATGCTTCAATGGGTGATAAGCATTTTGATTTAGCATATTTTATTTGTGGATCATTCTTAACAAAAGAACAAGAAAGAATTTTTCTAGATGCATATGATAGTTATTGAGAAGAATATTTAATTCAACAAAAAATTTTAGTATATTATTTAACTATCTTGTGGATTCATGCACAAGATGTAATGCCTTTTAGTGATGAATATTGCATCCAAAAATTAGAAGAAACTATTAAGGAATATGATTACTTAAAACAAAATAATTTATTTAGAAGATAA
- a CDS encoding ATP-binding protein, whose product MYIYKDRISFVNHNRPLTSVTIEALNRDRSFDRRQYLNKELKDMFFSLNLIESYGSGIRRAKDALLENASPELKFYPDNEEDNYTNAVMGINEEFLKEFNRSITQETTQETTQEIKIEKSVPNRIIELMMVEPNITAKQIAEHLNVSFDGVRYHIKKLRADGKIKREGSTKSGKWVVMK is encoded by the coding sequence ATCTATATTTACAAGGATAGAATTTCTTTTGTAAACCATAATAGACCACTTACTTCGGTTACTATCGAGGCTCTTAATAGGGATAGAAGTTTTGATAGAAGGCAGTATCTTAACAAAGAACTTAAAGATATGTTCTTTTCATTAAACTTGATAGAATCTTACGGATCAGGAATAAGACGCGCAAAAGATGCACTATTAGAAAATGCTTCTCCTGAGCTTAAGTTTTATCCGGACAATGAAGAAGATAACTATACTAACGCAGTTATGGGTATAAATGAAGAATTTTTGAAAGAGTTTAATCGTAGTATTACCCAAGAAACTACCCAAGAAACTACCCAAGAAATAAAAATTGAGAAATCTGTACCGAATAGAATTATTGAATTAATGATGGTGGAGCCAAATATTACAGCAAAACAAATTGCAGAACATTTAAATGTTTCTTTTGACGGGGTTCGTTATCACATAAAAAAACTAAGAGCAGACGGTAAAATTAAAAGAGAAGGCTCTACCAAATCAGGTAAATGGGTAGTAATGAAATAG
- a CDS encoding DUF4116 domain-containing protein, with protein sequence MEKDLLYDKVIKEIKEIYKANNLEMDINFDDDKAKIIVQLITSIDFLTKDNQWTDNWKYLTKDIFSDKAFLEILFSNISQLNSTEFLISKLLIQNYISIKDLDPEDFNDEDIKKNIEINKIDLNKKNSKKIDDAINFIINDKKVIWWIPEKWTSDKDIIWKLIEKDGSLLEIIEYKWRNNKDLVLKAVANNDYALKYASDELKNDKEVVLKAIANNDYALKYASDELRNNKEFLLKVVENYGSALKYASDELKNDKEVVLKALENNGLVLDYASDKMKNDKEFLLKAVEIDALALRYASDKMKNDKEFLLKAVEIDALALRYASGELKNDKEVVLKAIENNGNESKTETHGYALEYASDELRNDKDVVLKAIENNGYALEYASDELKNDKEFLLKAVEDRNYVLKYASDELKNDKEFFLKAVEINWLALEYASDELRNDKETFLKAVEIHGLALEYASDELKNDKEFLLKAVEIDGLSLRYASDELKNDKEVVLKALENYGLALEYASDELKNDKDVVLKAVENYGLALEYASDELKNDKEFILKAVEIHEWTLRYASDELKNDRDVVLKAVENNGSALRFASDELKNDKEVVLKAIENHWWALKYASDELKNDKEFILKAVEIDTIALEYASKKIIYNNEFIKEIIKINPASVTCVLNNIEKYSPEFISWLLEKYKDNELIVNFLIKNN encoded by the coding sequence ATGGAAAAAGATTTATTATACGATAAAGTAATTAAAGAAATAAAAGAAATATATAAAGCAAATAATTTAGAAATGGATATAAATTTTGATGATGATAAAGCAAAAATAATAGTACAACTTATTACGTCAATTGATTTCTTAACCAAAGATAATCAATGAACAGATAATTGAAAATATCTTACAAAAGATATATTTTCTGATAAAGCATTTTTAGAAATTTTATTTTCAAATATCTCTCAATTGAATTCTACAGAATTTTTAATTTCTAAATTATTGATACAAAATTATATATCTATCAAAGATTTAGATCCTGAAGACTTTAATGATGAAGATATAAAGAAAAATATTGAAATAAATAAGATTGATTTAAATAAGAAAAATAGTAAAAAAATAGATGATGCAATAAATTTCATTATTAATGATAAAAAAGTTATATGATGAATTCCTGAGAAATGAACTTCTGATAAAGATATTATTTGAAAACTCATTGAAAAAGATGGGTCTTTATTAGAAATCATTGAATATAAGTGAAGAAATAATAAAGATCTGGTTTTGAAGGCGGTCGCAAATAATGATTATGCATTAAAATATGCTTCGGATGAGTTGAAAAATGATAAAGAAGTTGTTTTGAAGGCTATCGCAAATAATGATTATGCATTAAAATATGCTTCAGATGAATTGAGAAATAATAAAGAATTTCTCTTAAAAGTTGTTGAAAATTATGGATCAGCTTTAAAATATGCTTCGGATGAATTGAAAAATGATAAAGAAGTTGTCTTGAAGGCTCTTGAAAATAATGGGCTAGTTTTGGATTATGCTTCAGATAAGATGAAAAACGATAAAGAATTTCTCTTAAAAGCTGTTGAAATTGATGCATTAGCTTTAAGATATGCTTCGGATAAGATGAAAAATGATAAAGAATTTCTCTTAAAAGCTGTTGAAATTGATGCATTAGCTTTAAGATATGCTTCGGGTGAGTTGAAGAATGATAAAGAAGTGGTTTTGAAAGCTATCGAAAATAATGGAAATGAATCAAAAACCGAAACTCATGGGTATGCATTAGAATATGCTTCGGATGAATTGAGAAATGATAAAGATGTGGTTTTAAAGGCTATTGAAAATAACGGTTATGCCTTAGAATATGCTTCGGATGAGTTGAAAAATGATAAAGAATTTCTCTTAAAAGCTGTTGAAGATAGGAACTATGTATTAAAATATGCTTCGGATGAGTTGAAGAATGATAAAGAATTTTTCTTAAAAGCTGTTGAAATTAATTGATTAGCTTTAGAATATGCTTCGGATGAATTGAGAAATGATAAAGAAACTTTCTTAAAGGCTGTTGAAATTCATGGATTAGCTTTAGAATATGCTTCGGATGAGTTGAAAAATGATAAAGAATTTCTCTTAAAAGCTGTTGAAATTGATGGATTATCTTTAAGATATGCTTCAGATGAGTTAAAGAACGATAAGGAAGTGGTTTTGAAGGCTCTTGAAAATTATGGATTAGCTTTAGAATATGCTTCGGATGAGTTGAAAAATGATAAAGATGTGGTTTTGAAGGCTGTTGAAAATTATGGATTAGCTTTAGAATATGCTTCGGATGAGTTGAAAAATGATAAAGAATTTATTTTAAAAGCTGTTGAAATTCATGAATGAACTTTAAGATATGCTTCGGATGAGTTAAAGAATGATAGAGATGTGGTTTTGAAGGCTGTTGAAAATAATGGATCAGCTTTGAGATTTGCTTCGGACGAATTAAAGAATGATAAAGAAGTGGTTTTGAAGGCTATTGAAAATCATTGATGAGCATTAAAATATGCTTCGGATGAGTTGAAAAATGATAAAGAATTTATTTTAAAAGCTGTTGAAATCGATACTATAGCTTTAGAATACGCTTCTAAAAAAATTATCTATAATAACGAATTTATTAAAGAAATAATAAAAATAAATCCAGCTTCAGTAACATGTGTCTTAAATAATATAGAAAAATACTCACCTGAATTTATATCATGACTTTTAGAAAAATATAAAGACAATGAGTTAATAGTTAATTTTTTAATAAAGAATAATTAA